TACACTTCAGTTAAGGAGGATTTCCCTCCTTAATAAAATAAAACTTTTTGTTACACTTCAGTTAAGGAGGATTTCCCTCCTTAATAAAATAAAACTTTTTGTTACGTTCCTATCACTAAATGTGATATCCGTTGTCCGTGTCATGCTGATTTTCGAGCAGATACTCTTTGATATATGCGGATACTTCCGGGGTATTAAACGGAATGCCACCCAGAATATCCCGAAATTCACGTGTGTCTAAGGTGAATTGCTTATCGTCGAACTCATACCGATATACGAAGTCAATCTGCGTATTCAAAGTAATCAGTGTGTGAATGGTACTGCTCATGTCACCTAAAGGCATGCGGTCTATATGGGATAACCCAAATACAGCAACGACTGTTGTGCCAACTCCGGGTGTTGATTCAATCTTAAAGCTGCCGCCAGAGCAGATTGCTGCCATCTTAAAAAATGGAACCCCAAGGCCGATCCCCCTGGTTGTGCGGGTTGTAAAGAACGGGTCTTCGACTTTATGTAGCTGTTCCTCAGTCATCCCGCAACCATTATCGGTTATGGTTATTGTAAGTGTATCCAAGTCTCTCTGTATCTGAACTGATATCTCAATCAGAGTTGCGTTTGCCCTGATGGAATTGTTTGCTACATCCAATACATTAAGAGAAATTTCAGTCATCATATTATTCGTATTTTGCTAAAATGCCTTCAAGATCGTCTACAGTTAATTTACCGTAAACATCTTCATTGATAGTTAATACAGGAGCAAGACCGCAGGCACCAATACAGCGGCAGGACTCTAATGAAAACTTGCCATCTGCAGTACAGCCACCATCTTTCACTCCGAGCATGTCCTGAAGCTTATCGAATATATCTCCGGAACCTTTTACATAGCAAGCGGTTCCCAGGCATACAGATATATTATATTTGCCCTTAGGACTAAGAGAAAATTGTGAGTAAAATGTTACGATACCGTATATTTTTTCTAACGGTACATTCATTTCATTGGAAATAATGGACTGTACTTCTATTGGAAGGTAGCCGTATATTTCCTGTGCTTTTTGCAATACAGGCATCAGAGCACCTTTGTCATCTTTATGATCCGCTATGACTTTTAAAAGTGCAGCTTCCTGCTCTTTTGTTCCTGCAAAGGGGATTGTGTTAATTTGCGATCCCATTATTAAACCTCCTTGAATAAAATTGTGTCGCCACAAGCACTGACATTATATCATAAGTATGTTAAAAAATCTACAAAAATAATTAACAACAATCAGTATTATATTAAGAATCAATCTATGCATAATGTATAGTCTCAATTGTTATTTTTTTCAATTTTGACGAATGGTTAAGAAAGGGTTTCAGTGATAATGATTCCCCGATTGTAATTAGTCATAAATTGTATTATAATAAAAGTGCTTTATCAATTTTTAAACTGAATATAAGAATTCTTTAAAATATTATAGCAAAACGATGGAAGTATAAATCAGAAAGTACAAAATGAGGAAGGTGTCATAATGGAAGAAAAAGAGATACAGCAGTTAGAAACGTTGTTTGCAGCCGTCCCGGGTGGAATGGCGAATATTGTATTTGATGATATGCTGACAATTTTGTTTGCAACAGATACATTTTACTCCCTAATAAAAAGTGTTAGCGAAAAATCGGTTTCTAAAGCACCGACAGCACTTCTGAAAATCGTGTATTCCGCGGACATTATTTATGTCAACCATCAGCTTGCGGCACAAAAAAGCCGGAAGGATAACATGCTGAGTTTGCATTTCCGTACGTTACAGCAAGACGGGAGCTTTAAGTGGGTAATGATTACTGGAAATAAAACGAACCAAACACACCAGTCTGGATCTAAGGTTTATCCGATCTATTCCTGTATTGCAATGGACATTACTGATATCATGGTAAAATATAAGAAGCTGGAACAGACCAATGATTATCATCGTACAATAACTGAGCTTTCCAAAGATTTGTATTTTGAATACGAAATAGCGACAGATACGCTATCTTTTTCAGAGTTATTCCATGAAATATTCGGAAAGGATTCGCTAATAACAGGTTTCCGGAGTAAACTTGAAAAAACAAAGATGATACATGAAGAGGAACGCCCGGCGGTAGTTGGTATTTTCAATAGTATGATGAGCGGGAAGAAGCAGGTAAGATTTGAATTTCGGCTTATTACCAAGGAAGGGAATCCAGTTTGGTATATCTGCTATGCGTCCATTATCTTCGATGAATATCGCAATCCCTTTAAGGTAGTCGGGAAATTATCTGTGAAGAATTTCAAGAGCAAAGAGCCTGAGAAACCTGCTTATATACCTCAGTATGATTCCCTGACGAATGTATATACCAAGGAATCAGCGGAGTATCTGATAGCAGAAGCGGCATCCAACCTGGAGCCGGATTCACTATCAGCCTTATTGCTTATTGACATCAGAAACTATAAGAATATTAATGAGATAAGAAGGTCTATTAACGGTGAGAATATTTTAACTACCGTTGGAAATATACTGAAAACACGCTTCCGCTCCTCGGATATTATTGGTAGAGTGGGCATCAGTGAGTTCGTGGTTTATATTAAAGACATATGGTCCGACAAGAATGTATATGATAAGGCAGAACAGATCTGTGATGCAATTGACTTGATATACTCCTATGGACATACGAAAAACGGATTGTCTGTGAGCATCGGTATTGCACTCCAAAGAGGGGAGCAGGAATACCAGACCTTATATACCAATGCCAATACTGCACTGGTTTTAGCGAAAAAGACCAACGGCAGTTCATTCGAGGTGTTTAGTGGAGCAATTATATAATAAGGTTAGGGTGTTAGTGACGGAACAGCATACTCTTGACTAATCGAACAACAAGGAAAAGGAATAAAGCAGCAAATTATTATTTTGGAGGGTTTTATGACAATTAATGATGTGAAGGAAACATTAGGAGCAAGATATGTAATCGGAGAAGAATGGAAGGATAAAGAAGTTCATACTGCCTGCGGTTCTGATATGATGAGTGATGTACTTGCATTTATGAAAGACCAGTCTGTTTTATTAACCGGATTATGTAATCTTCAGGTAATCCGGACCTGTGAGATGATGGATATCATCTGTGTCGTATTTGTCAGAGGTAAGCTACCGGATGAAGCAATGATAGAGATGGCGAAGGAGAAAGAGATTGCCATACTCTCTACAGGCCACAGAATGTTCTCGGCATGTGGAATGCTTTATGAAAAAGGGTTACGGGGAGGTCCAACCTATAATGAGTGATGCTATCCGAATGACATATGAAGTACCTGCAGATGATTTTACAAGGGCTGGAGAAGCCTCCAGTAATGTTAAGAGTAAGCTGAAAAAAATGGGAGTAGATCCTGAGATTATCCGTAAAGTAGCGATTGCCATGTATGAAGGGGAGATCAATATGGTGATTCATGCTTCAGGAGGTACCATAGAGGTAATTGTTTCCCCCGAGGAAATTCTCATGATATTAAAGGATCAGGGTCCGGGGATTGAGAATATTGATTTGGCTATGCAAGCGGGTTATTCTACGGCCCCGGATAATATTAGAAATCTGGGATTTGGAGCCGGAATGGGGTTGCCAAATATGAAGAAGTATTCCGATGAGTTGAAGATAGAAAGTGTACTTGGAGTGGGTACTACGGTAACCATGAAGGTAAAAATGATTTAAATAATAGTGTGTGTAATCTCATAGATATTCTGCTATACCATACGAAACTGTGAGAAGAGGCGAGGGATACCCTTCTAGGTTGAGGTTGATTCAAAGGCGGATTAATCGGTATGACAGAAATAGAAATAGGGGGTATGATCATGGGCAAGTTTTATACATCGGTTCGATTAAAGGAAGACTTATGTATGGGGTGCATCAATTGTATTAAACGGTGCCCCACACAGGCCATCAGGGTTCGTAACCAGAAAGCAGTCATCACTAAAGAATTCTGCATTGATTGTGGTGAATGCATTCGAATCTGTCCGCACCATGCGAAAGAAGCTACATATGATACCCCGGATATTATGAAGAACTATGAATATACCATAGCGTTACCAGCACCATCCCTTTATGGACAGTTCAACCATCTTGAAGATGTGAATATTGTTCTGACAGCCTTAAAGAGAATGGGCTTTGATGATGTATATGAGGTAAGCGGAGCAGCTGAGATGGTATCTGAGCTTTCCAGAGAATATGTTAGGGAGCATCAGGAGAAGTGGCCGTTGATCAGTACGGCCTGTCCATCCGTTGTTCGGCTTATTCAGGTACGTTTCCCTAATCTGATTGAACATTTACTCCCAATTATTGCTCCGGTTGATATGGCAGCCTCGGAGGCTGTGAAGATGGCTATGAAGAAAACAGGCCTGCCGAGGGAAAAGATTGGGGTTATTTTTATATCTCCATGCCCGGCGAAAATGACAGCAGTGAAGTCTCCGATTGGAATTGAAAAGAGTGAGATTGATGGAGTGCTTGCTATAAAAGAAGTCTATCCTATATTATTGCCCCTTATGAAGCAATGTATCGATGATGTGGAAGAGCTGGGGATCTCAGGACGGATCGGAATTGGATGGGGAAGCACTGGAGGAGAAGCAGGAAGCTTATTAACCGATAACTATCTGGCAGCGGACGGCATAGAAAATGTTATTAAGGTATTGGAGGACTTGGAGGATCAGAAGTTTGACCGTTTGGAATTTATAGAGCTAAATGCCTGTGCGGGAGGTTGTGTAGGAGGAGTGTTAACGGTAGAGAATCCCTATCTGGCCAAAGTAAAATTACAGCGTCTGAGAAAATATCTTCCGGTATCCTGTTCGCATCTGGTTAGTAACAATACAAATGGTTATTGGACGAATGATGTAAATTATGAGCCCGTATTCAAGCTGGGAAATGATATGAAGGAAAGTATCGCGAATATGTCTCGAGTGGAGGAGCTCTGCGAGAAGTTCCCACGACTGGATTGCGGCTCCTGTGGAGCACCGACATGCAAGGCGCTGGCAGAAGATATTGTACGTGGGGTTGCTAATGAAAAGGATTGTATTCACATTCTGAGGGATTACATCCACAGATTATCGGATGAATTATCAAGGCTGGATACAAAAAAATAGTGGAATAGATGGGAGTTATCATGAAGGTAAAAGAACTTGTTATGGAAGGAAGCTTTAATGTAGTTAATGAAGGAGACGATCTGGACAGGGAAATTTCAGGGATTTACTGTTGTGATCTATTGAGTATCGCAATGGGTAAAATGCCGGCGGGTTCTGCATGGGTTACCGTTATGGGTAATGTTAATACACTGGCAGTTTCAACCTTAGCAGATGCTGCATGTATTGTTCTAGCAGAAGGATGTACGCTGGATGATCAAGCTGTTATGAAAGCAAAGGAACAGGGTATCACTGTTATGGCAACCGAACTTCCTGTATTCGAGGCTGCCTTAATGATATCCCGGAAGCTTCATGATTAAGCTTTCCTATGATTTGCATATCCATTCCTGCCTGTCTCCCTGTGGTGATGATGATATGACTCCTTCTAATATCGTGGGTATGTCAGCATTAAAAACACTGGATATTATTGCAGTTACCGATCATAATTCGTCTAAGAATTGTCCGGCAGTATGTAAGCTTGCCGAACAATACAATATTATAGCGCTTCCTGGAATGGAGCTTACTACTATGGAGGAAGTGCATGTTTTATGCTTGTTTGCAGAGCTTTTTGATGCCCTGCGTTTTAACGAATATGTATCCAGTCAGATTATGAAAATACCCAATGATGCTTCCATATTCGGAAAACAGGAAATTTATGACGAGAATGACAATATCATTGGAACAGAGCCGTATCTGCTAATTAATGCAACGAACATTTCCTTTGATGATATAAGCAGATTAATGAATGAATATCGAGGGGTTTATATTCCTGCCCATATTGATAAAAATTCTAATAGCCTGTTATCCAATCTGGGTTTTATACCACCGGAAGCGGATTTTCCTACGGCGGAGCTGGCTGATTTACAGCACCTGGATGCAATTAGCAGGAAGAATCCATATCTAATGAGTTGTAATATCATAACTAATTCGGATGCGCATATGCTGGGGAATATCAATGAGCCCGAGCATTTTCTTGAATGTTCGGAAAGAAGCAGGGAAGCGGTAATCAGTGCAATAAGAAAAAGATGCCCTTAATTCTTGTAATATCCGAATCATGTGTTATAATAATCAAGATAATTGAGTTTCCTTTTTTAGTGAATCGTAATATGGAACTATAATTTATGACAGTAGAAGGTTCGCATAGAGTACTTTCCATTATATTATTGTATTAGAGAATAATAGGGTATGTTATAAGTTAATAATTTAATAAATATAGACAAAGGAGTTTATACGTTATGGATTTGATTGATATCAGAGAGCTGTATCGCAATAAAGATCAGTATATTGGTAAAGAAGTGCAGGTTGGAGGCTGGGTTCGCAGTATCAGAGATTCGAAAACCTTCGGTTTTATCGTTGTAAATGACGGAACATATTTTGAAACGCTTCAGATTGTATATCATGATGCACTTGAGAATTTTGCCGCTATTTCCAAACTGAATGTGGGTTCCGCTATTATCGTAAAAGGGAAGCTGGTAGCCACACCCGAAGCAAAGCAGCCCTTTGAAATTCAGGCCAAGGAAGTACAGATTGAAGGTACCTCCACATCGGATTATCCTCTCCAGAAAAAGAGACATACCTTAGAGTATTTAAGAACCATGACACACCTTAGACCAAGAACGAATACATTCCAAGCGGTATTTCGAGTACGTTCCTTGATCGCTTATGCGATTCATCAGTATTTCCAAGAGCGTGATTTCGTATATGTACACACACCTATCATTACAGGAAGCGACTGTGAGGGTGCTGGTGAAATGTTCCGTGTTACCACCTTGGATTTAAATAATCTTCCTTTGACAAAAGAAGGAAAGGTGGATACCACTCAGGATTTCTTCGGAAAGGAAACCAATCTGACAGTAAGCGGACAATTAAACGGTGAAACTTACGCAATGGCCTTCAAGAACATCTATACCTTCGGCCCAACCTTCCGTGCAGAGAATTCCAATACGACTCGCCATGCAGCAGAGTTCTGGATGATAGAGCCGGAGATTGCCTTTGCAGATTTAAAGGATGATATGGCACTAGCAGAAGGAATGCTAAAATATATTATTAACTATGTTCTGGAGCATGCACCGGAGGAAATGAAGTTCTTCAACCAGTTTATTGATCAAGGTCTTTTAGAACGTTTACAAGTGGTTGCAAACTCTGAGTTTGGACATGTTACTTATACAGAAGCAATAGAGATATTAGAGAAAAACAACGATAATTTTGATTATAAGGTATCATGGGGTTGTGATCTCCAGACGGAGCATGAGCGCTATCTTACCGAGCAGGTTTTTAAAAAGCCTGTCTTCGTAACCGATTATCCGAAGGAAATCAAAGCCTTTTATATGAAGCTGAATGAGGATAATAAAACAGTAGCGGCAATGGACTTATTAGTACCCGGAATAGGAGAGATCATCGGAGGAAGCCAAAGAGAAGATGATTATGACAAGCTGTTAAAGAGAATGGAAGAGTTGGGCCTGAAGAAAGAGGACTATGATTTCTACCTTGATCTTAGAAAATATGGTTCCGCAAGACATGCCGGTTTT
The nucleotide sequence above comes from Variimorphobacter saccharofermentans. Encoded proteins:
- a CDS encoding diguanylate cyclase domain-containing protein — encoded protein: MEEKEIQQLETLFAAVPGGMANIVFDDMLTILFATDTFYSLIKSVSEKSVSKAPTALLKIVYSADIIYVNHQLAAQKSRKDNMLSLHFRTLQQDGSFKWVMITGNKTNQTHQSGSKVYPIYSCIAMDITDIMVKYKKLEQTNDYHRTITELSKDLYFEYEIATDTLSFSELFHEIFGKDSLITGFRSKLEKTKMIHEEERPAVVGIFNSMMSGKKQVRFEFRLITKEGNPVWYICYASIIFDEYRNPFKVVGKLSVKNFKSKEPEKPAYIPQYDSLTNVYTKESAEYLIAEAASNLEPDSLSALLLIDIRNYKNINEIRRSINGENILTTVGNILKTRFRSSDIIGRVGISEFVVYIKDIWSDKNVYDKAEQICDAIDLIYSYGHTKNGLSVSIGIALQRGEQEYQTLYTNANTALVLAKKTNGSSFEVFSGAII
- a CDS encoding NADH-quinone oxidoreductase subunit NuoE family protein; this translates as MGSQINTIPFAGTKEQEAALLKVIADHKDDKGALMPVLQKAQEIYGYLPIEVQSIISNEMNVPLEKIYGIVTFYSQFSLSPKGKYNISVCLGTACYVKGSGDIFDKLQDMLGVKDGGCTADGKFSLESCRCIGACGLAPVLTINEDVYGKLTVDDLEGILAKYE
- a CDS encoding ATP-binding protein translates to MMTEISLNVLDVANNSIRANATLIEISVQIQRDLDTLTITITDNGCGMTEEQLHKVEDPFFTTRTTRGIGLGVPFFKMAAICSGGSFKIESTPGVGTTVVAVFGLSHIDRMPLGDMSSTIHTLITLNTQIDFVYRYEFDDKQFTLDTREFRDILGGIPFNTPEVSAYIKEYLLENQHDTDNGYHI
- a CDS encoding DRTGG domain-containing protein — protein: MTINDVKETLGARYVIGEEWKDKEVHTACGSDMMSDVLAFMKDQSVLLTGLCNLQVIRTCEMMDIICVVFVRGKLPDEAMIEMAKEKEIAILSTGHRMFSACGMLYEKGLRGGPTYNE
- the asnS gene encoding asparagine--tRNA ligase, which translates into the protein MDLIDIRELYRNKDQYIGKEVQVGGWVRSIRDSKTFGFIVVNDGTYFETLQIVYHDALENFAAISKLNVGSAIIVKGKLVATPEAKQPFEIQAKEVQIEGTSTSDYPLQKKRHTLEYLRTMTHLRPRTNTFQAVFRVRSLIAYAIHQYFQERDFVYVHTPIITGSDCEGAGEMFRVTTLDLNNLPLTKEGKVDTTQDFFGKETNLTVSGQLNGETYAMAFKNIYTFGPTFRAENSNTTRHAAEFWMIEPEIAFADLKDDMALAEGMLKYIINYVLEHAPEEMKFFNQFIDQGLLERLQVVANSEFGHVTYTEAIEILEKNNDNFDYKVSWGCDLQTEHERYLTEQVFKKPVFVTDYPKEIKAFYMKLNEDNKTVAAMDLLVPGIGEIIGGSQREDDYDKLLKRMEELGLKKEDYDFYLDLRKYGSARHAGFGLGFERCVMYLTGMGNIRDVVPFPRTVNNCDL
- a CDS encoding ATP-binding protein; the encoded protein is MSDAIRMTYEVPADDFTRAGEASSNVKSKLKKMGVDPEIIRKVAIAMYEGEINMVIHASGGTIEVIVSPEEILMILKDQGPGIENIDLAMQAGYSTAPDNIRNLGFGAGMGLPNMKKYSDELKIESVLGVGTTVTMKVKMI
- a CDS encoding [Fe-Fe] hydrogenase large subunit C-terminal domain-containing protein; its protein translation is MGKFYTSVRLKEDLCMGCINCIKRCPTQAIRVRNQKAVITKEFCIDCGECIRICPHHAKEATYDTPDIMKNYEYTIALPAPSLYGQFNHLEDVNIVLTALKRMGFDDVYEVSGAAEMVSELSREYVREHQEKWPLISTACPSVVRLIQVRFPNLIEHLLPIIAPVDMAASEAVKMAMKKTGLPREKIGVIFISPCPAKMTAVKSPIGIEKSEIDGVLAIKEVYPILLPLMKQCIDDVEELGISGRIGIGWGSTGGEAGSLLTDNYLAADGIENVIKVLEDLEDQKFDRLEFIELNACAGGCVGGVLTVENPYLAKVKLQRLRKYLPVSCSHLVSNNTNGYWTNDVNYEPVFKLGNDMKESIANMSRVEELCEKFPRLDCGSCGAPTCKALAEDIVRGVANEKDCIHILRDYIHRLSDELSRLDTKK
- a CDS encoding PHP domain-containing protein codes for the protein MIKLSYDLHIHSCLSPCGDDDMTPSNIVGMSALKTLDIIAVTDHNSSKNCPAVCKLAEQYNIIALPGMELTTMEEVHVLCLFAELFDALRFNEYVSSQIMKIPNDASIFGKQEIYDENDNIIGTEPYLLINATNISFDDISRLMNEYRGVYIPAHIDKNSNSLLSNLGFIPPEADFPTAELADLQHLDAISRKNPYLMSCNIITNSDAHMLGNINEPEHFLECSERSREAVISAIRKRCP